The following nucleotide sequence is from Pseudomonas sp. S09G 359.
CGCTCAATAGGACCCGCATGTCGTTCGTCGAAACCAACCAAGTCCACCTGCTTGCCGCTCTCTGGTTTGTGCTGTGCTGGGGCGGCTACACCCGTTATGCCATCTGGAAAGCCCGGGATACCGCGTGTCTGGCCAGCGTGCTGCACCTGTATTGCGAAGATTGGATGCGTCGCATGCTCCTGCGCGACAACCGTATCGCCGATGCCAGCGTAATCGGCAACCTGGAGCGCAACGCTTCGTTCTTTGCCTCCAGCACCTTGATCATCCTCGCCGGCATTCTCACCGTACTCGGTGCGTCCGAGCGGGCGGTGTCGCTCCTGGCGGATATCCCCATGGTGCAGCAGGCCTCCCAGGGCATGTCGGAAATCAAGTTGTTGTGCCTGGCGCTGGTGTTTGTCTACGCCTTCTTCACCTTCAGCTGGTGCATGCGCCAGTACAACTTCGCCGCGGTGCTGGTGGGCTCGGCGCCGATGATCGGTGAGCG
It contains:
- a CDS encoding DUF599 domain-containing protein, producing the protein MSFVETNQVHLLAALWFVLCWGGYTRYAIWKARDTACLASVLHLYCEDWMRRMLLRDNRIADASVIGNLERNASFFASSTLIILAGILTVLGASERAVSLLADIPMVQQASQGMSEIKLLCLALVFVYAFFTFSWCMRQYNFAAVLVGSAPMIGERHVSEQERNAFALRAARVISMAANQFNFGLRAYYFGMTMLAWFVSPWLFMLMSAGVVCVLYRREFHSDVLQVMVYTQTDAALPEAVKEPA